One Arachis hypogaea cultivar Tifrunner chromosome 2, arahy.Tifrunner.gnm2.J5K5, whole genome shotgun sequence genomic window, gtatgcagagcttttctgtatttatatttcttaaaatttgatttatttgatcGTCAAAATCGTTCAAAAATATTACGTCCAACTCATGAATTACGACTAATTAAAAATCTCTATCTCCTCTCAAACATTAACTACAAGTAGTTATTATAGATAgttcaaatattaaatatatatgttcctaaattttatatatataactcgACAAAAATTTACTATATACCCAAAAACaataattatttgtatatttatatttatcaatttaaatttttagaaaatatttttcttgagtAGTACACAAGCCTCTATAAATAACAATCTAGAATCTAATTAGTCCGTCCTAATCACTGTTGTTGAAAACTTGCTTGGATTTTTTAGGTTGTTATAAATATTAGGAGCCACATAATTAATTTCATAGCAAAATGTCCATCAAATGCCTCAACCAATGGACTTACTATAATGTCTTTGGTTCACACTTCACAAACACTCTGGTCAAATTCTCAAATGTGTAAAAGTTTTTTTGGTCTAACTTgttataaaagaaaagaaaattaggtGTAAACTGGAAAATGGGTTTCCcacttaattatattaaattatatatatggaAATAAATCTGAGGCGTAATTTCATATAACATATACTCTTAAAACATATAAGTTACCATAACAGAAACAGAGCAAAGCAGAGCATCTATGGCAACAATGAAGGTTCATGGAAACCCTTTTTCAATGGCAGCCATGCGAGTCACTGCTGTCTTGTATGAAAAAGATCTTGATTTTCAGTTTATTAATATTGACATGAAGAACGGTGAACACAAAAAGGAACCCTTCATTTCCCTTAATGTAAGTGCCTCCACAAAAAGGAACTCAAATTCATTCTATATCTTGCCATgaaaatttacttttatttttacactaatttctgtttttaattttttcctcCTATGATGGATGTAGCCATTTGGTCAAGTTCCTGCATTTGAAGACGGAGACTTAAAGCTCTTTGGTAAGTAAGAAGTATCAAATATtacatcaaacataaatttctAAACATTTAATTGTATCAAATTTATGCTCGACAATAACCAATTTGGATTGGTCGAGTGGTTAACCTCTTTGTCTACTTAAATAAGGAACGGGATCCAAAATCCTGCTTTATCTATACAGCAATTCATTGACCAGcaacaaattcttaaataatgCTCATATTCATGTTGATCTGTCAAGTTAGaagagaaatgaaaattaaaaaacaaaaaagaattgaACTAGAACTAGATCACACAGTTAATAAATCTTTGTTgtatgataattgaaagttgaagctaatgatttttttttttttgggttcatATACAGAATCAAGGGCAATAACAAAATACATTGCAGATGCATATGCTGAAAAGGGTACTGAACTAATAATAAAGAATGATCCAAAGAAGATGGCAATAATTGGGTTATGGCTTGAAGTTGAAGCTCATCAATATGAACAACCAGCTGCAAAGCTTGCAAGAGAGCTTCATTTCATGCCACTTTTCTTTGGCATCCCATCAAATCCAAAAGTTGTTGAAGAGAATGAAGCTAAGCTTAGTGTTGTTCTTGGAATCTATGAGAAGAGGCTCTCTGAATCAAAGTACTTGGCTGGTGAATCTTTCACTTTGGCTGATCTTCATCACCTTCCAACCCTTCATTTCTTGATGATGACGCCGGCCAAGAAGTTGTTCGAGCCGCTGCCACGTGTCAGCGCTTGGGTGGCTGATATCTCAGCTAGGCCAGCTTGGTTAAAAGTCATTGCCATgctcaaaaattaagtaaaagattaatCGGGAAGACACTAAATTAGGGtttgttttgtttgtgaaaataatATCATCATATTTTCTGTTATCGAAAATAAAAGTATCAAAGATTATGTTATCTCAAATTTAAGTCTTACATCAATTAAAGTGCaatatattattgatattttaGTATGTTGTCTTAAAAGTTCGGCCAAAAtcagttataaatttttttttggtaatttaatttattctcaatttctattatttgaatttttatggtatatttttatatgatacaaaattggattttatttaaagGTTTTTTTGTCAATGAATTGTTATATAAATAATGTAAAATTCAAACTCTCAATATCTACATAAACgaatgaataaattaataatttaattgttaTTGACTCTAACTCTCCAtacttatataatttttaaatgtttaagtcctataaaataaatggttaaattttttttctaagaataattttttctaaaaattgttAAAGTAAAGAAACATTGTGAATATCTAAGGATGTGTGGGAGAAATTTATGTAAGGATTTGTATagatatcttttttttcttttatgctatttttttttatttttaggatttatcaagatgaaaagattaaattttagGCTTTTTGAATATAAAACTCTATACCATATCATGAAATTATTCATcgcaaaaatttaaactaataaaaaaaataatattaataattatatctttgacaataaaaaaaatccaactcCATCGTAAGTAACCTCATTTTGTATGCATTTCAATCAAGTCCTATTATTTCAGGTTGGTCACTAAAAATTAATAGTTGATGAGTAGTATTGAATAATCCTATCCTTTCACCCTCACAGTCTCACCCATGTTTTCATATGGTACTTGTCAATGATAGGATATGCGCACCCAATTTGTTACAAATCATGCAGCTAGGGGAATAGACAAAAGAATgaaattagtttttttctttttaattattcacAGAAATATGAGTTGTTCAAGTCATCATCAAAGTTGGATGGAAAATAAATGTGCCATAAAGTCTAGACATAATAAGGGCCACCTAATTTGTCAAAATAGGGAAACACTACAGACTAATTGAGGTGAGTTTTAGATTTTAGTACAAGCCTACAACTAGAAGGCTCTTTCTTTAAACCAGGATCCTCACAAAAACATTACTAAAAGGCAGAAAAATTAATGCGCATCCGGGGAATCGAACCCCGGTCAGTACCGTGGGAGGGTACTATGATACCACTACACCAGATGCGCTTCCTTGATGCAGTGGTTACAATAAATATTTATAGATGTTTAATATTGAATAATTAAATCTCATTTAAGATGATGTCCACATAAAAAGATTAGCAAGAGAATACCAAGATTAAAATGGGTCCATAGTTTATAGAGAGCTAATGTCATGGCAATAAAATACCATTTGATTTTATGCTCACCTTATTTAGTTGATGTAACCTCTAACTATATATAATAGTGTTCAATTGTTTATGCGAAAGAGAGATAAGATTTGATAAGATTTGAAACTTCTTTTTTTGGTtggtattaatatttaaattctgTTGTCAAGAATTTGATTAATTTTGCTTCAAGAATTGGCTGTCCCTTAGCAAgcgtttcttttttttctcccctGTGATTAAAACTTGAGATTAATGCTGAGAAAGGAACAAATTTGATTAGTACTTTAGCAAGgtttattcatttttcttttaataaaatttattttattatttcttctgtTGGTCAAGTATTAAAGACTTTTAGTTTGAGTTTTCAATGGTTAAGGAAATCAATTCGTTTTAATGGTTTTTTTTGTTTGGGTGATATATATGAAAACATATATTGGGCCTAGATCCAAAATTCTGTAGACTGTACAATTAAATAATCGAGGGGTAATCAACTTGGATTATTTATTGAATGATACGATGAGCTTACTCATCTGCTTAAACAAAAGATTTGATaagatttaaaactttttttttattggtattaatatttaaattctgTTGTCAAGAATTTGATTAATTTTGCTTCAAGAATTGGCTGTTCCTTAGCAAgcgtttcttttttttctccacTGTGATTAAAACTTGAGATTAATGCTGAGAAAGGAACAAATTTAATTAGTACTTTAGCAAGgtttattcatttttcttttaataaaatttattttattatttcttctgtTGGTCAAGTATTAAAGACTTTTAGTTTGAGTTTTCAATGGTTAAGGAAATCAATtcgtttttatggtttttttgttTGGGTGATATATATGAAAACGTATATTGGGTCTAGGTCCAAAATTCTGTAGACTGTACAATTAAATAATTGAAGGGTAATCAACTTGGATTATTTATTGAATGATACGATGAGCTTACTCATCTGCTTAAACAAAAGATTTGATAAGATTTaaaacttcttttttttattgatattaatatttaaattctgTTGTCAAGAATTTGATTAATTTTGCTTCAAGAATTGGCTGTTCCTTAGCAagcgtttcttttttttttctccactGTGATTAAAACTTGAGATTAATGCTGAGAAAGGAACAAATTTGATTAGTACTTTAGCAAggttattcatttttcttttaataaaatttattttattatttcttctgtTGGTCAAGTATTAAAGACTTTTAGTTTGAGTTTTCAATGGTTAAGGAAATCAATtcgtttttatgttttttttttgtttgggtgATATGAAAACGTATATTGGGCCTAGGTCCAAAATTCTATAGATTGTACAATTAAATAATCGAGGGGTAATCAACTTGGATTATTTGTTGAATGATACGATCAGCTCAATCAtctgcttaaacaagtgttggaAGTTCAAATATCGTCTTGTATATGTAGCAATTTATCGGTTAGTGACAGAACTTAAATGGAATTCAGATCCGCGATAAATTAGTTATTGACTTGTCAGGCTGGGAAATAATTGGTCTTATATCCCACTAGTTTGCTCAAGTAACTGTTGGGATTCAAGTCCTGTCTTCTCCATGCAATAACTTATTGACCAATGACAAATTTTTATATGAGATTCGATTCGAGACAAATTAGTCATTGACTTGCTAGATTGAAGAATACcacgaacaaaaaaaaaaaaaatcaatgtgtgaaaattaaaaaaattagttaaaactcTTATTTTTTTGCTCtgtgtataaaataatttattggctaatgaTAAATTTTTAGAACTCagatttatgataaattaatctttaatctCTTAGACTAAAGAAAaacatggaaaacaaaaaaaaattctttaattttttaatcttatctAGAAAAACGATAAAAAGAAACGATCAGTGCAAGCTTGAATATATTAGGGTATGCTAGCTATAGTATCCACACTATATCTTTTCAACTAAAGCATATATTCTCTGaatttgctttttgcttttccCCCAATCCCTTTATGTAGGTGGAGCATTatgctttttttaaaaaaattaaagttctcatttatttatttatgtggaGCACATAAGTTGTTCCTCTTGACATTTGAGAACTTATCTAATAACTTTTGCACTTTTGTTTTGATTCCACAGCCCTGAAAGGAGACACATTCTACTGTATGTGAACATATcattgaaaaatgaaaaataatggGTTTATTAGTTTCATCTCATTTTTGGAATATCTTAGTTGGTATTCTCTAAAGAGAAAAAAGTTTCATGTTAGTTGTTTACGTTAAGAATCTAAATCTTATCTTAAATTATATGCATTTCAGTGTAAAGGAATATAAGTATATAGCAGCATCTTCTTATTATTTCCACCATTATTAGCTATAGTGCTATACACtttcaaataataatttagtGATATTCAAGCTAACTTATGCATAATGAGAACacaaaaatttgtaatttagaaaTTCAATTCATaaatatacttttaaaatttaagtgGATCTTTGATTCCATGTTTCTGAAGAAATTGATGATTCTTAATGAatttgttttttaggattttggtttaaatttaaaatcattttaaaGTGAGGTAGTTTTATGTTTGAAAatgtattcaattttttttttaactatgaaACAAAAGCAACTATATATTTCCTGATTTGTTCATATGAAGTTTAgcagataaaataaattttgaaaataaacttccctaaacaatttttttttcaaaaaatcattatTTCGATCACTTCATTAGGATTTTGGCCGGTCTCCCACCAAAATTAATAAGAACAATAatataaagaaatttttttccctaaaataatagatatattatgAGACATAAATGAATATTTAGAAAACAAAATCTATGagcatataataattaattaaattgcttATTTAATTTGTATACATAGGTCGAATTGCATTAATCCAGTGGAGTGATCACTTTTATACTCGAgttatatccttttttttttccacaatattttttagataaataagtTAAAAACTAACTCATCATAGATTATAActccatttaaaaatttatcgttGGCCAATAAATTGCAAGgtagaatttaaatatattagACAATTACTTAAGTAGATTAGAAGACTAACCactaaactaatttaaattagtttgtGGAGTAAAGTTATATCTAGAAAAGTTTTGAAATGAAGGATGGTGGCTAAAAGGTTTTAACTTACAGATTATTaggtggattttttttatttataaagatataaaatcaataatttaaGTAATTATTTGTATGAGTTTTATAGACTGccttttaaaaaaacaaataggtcttatatatataattaaagatcttacataatcttttttaaattattgggGCTGACCGAGTAAAATAATTGAGAATTATTACACTTAAAAAAATAGGAATTTATTAAAGAGAAGATAAAGCTCGTTTAGCACTTATCAAGATATCAGTTGTCCCACCATATATAGTTTCCTCTCTTTATATGAGGAGACTCACACATAATTAATCCCATATTTTTATAAGTAAATAATTAATCCCATAAATTTAAGTTATATTACAA contains:
- the LOC112755742 gene encoding glutathione S-transferase PARB, yielding MATMKVHGNPFSMAAMRVTAVLYEKDLDFQFINIDMKNGEHKKEPFISLNPFGQVPAFEDGDLKLFESRAITKYIADAYAEKGTELIIKNDPKKMAIIGLWLEVEAHQYEQPAAKLARELHFMPLFFGIPSNPKVVEENEAKLSVVLGIYEKRLSESKYLAGESFTLADLHHLPTLHFLMMTPAKKLFEPLPRVSAWVADISARPAWLKVIAMLKN